The genomic window GCGCTCGCCGCGATGACGGCGGGGCACGCGTTCGAGCTCGCAATGGAAAATGCGGGGCTTTTCGGCGACGGCGTCGCCGGTTACGCCCACGTCGCCCAAGGACCACTCGTCGTACTCGCCGTCGCGCTCTTCCTCTTCGCCGCCGGTGTGCTCGCCGTCCGTCTCGTTCGCCGCGCGCGGACGAGTGACGGATCGTCCGACTGGATGCTGCCGGCTCTCGAAGCGATCGGTGCGCTCGGAATACGCGGAGCAGCGCTTCGCATCGCCTCGATGCAGATCCCGGCGCTGCTGGCTGCGGAGTTCGTCGAGCAACGAGTCTCGGGCATCGTCCATCCATCCGTCGCAAGCGTGTTCGGCGCAGGGCACTTCACCACGCCATTCGTTCAGTTCGTAATGTGTGCCGTCGCTGCGTGGGCGGTCGTCGCGTTCGCGCGCATCGTCTGCGCGCATGCGCGTCAGCTCGCGAAGGCTGCGCGCACCGTCACGGAAGCGTTCGCCGCGGCACCCCAGCGTCCGACCGTGCGCGTCGTCCTACAAGCTCTGCTTGCGGTTGCGGCGAGCCGTCCGAAACGGCCACCGTTGCTCGCGCTGCGCATAGCCAACCGGCCTCCACCCGCGATCGCTGCCGCGCGCGCGTAAACGCGCCGCCGCAGCTTGCTTATCGGCTCTGCATCCTTTCGGATGCGGCCTTTTCGCACGCATCGCTCTTGTGGAGATTTATCGTGAAGTTCTGTTTCCTCGCGGCGTTCGCCGCACTGCTCGTGTGTTTTGGCATCCAATCAGCCGCGCTCGCCGACGTCTACGGCGGTGTCCGCGGCACCATCACGGACGACTCCGGCAACCCGGTGGCCAGCGCACACGTGGCGCTCAAACCAGCCGAGGGCGCGACGCTGTCCGCGGTGTCGGATGCCGCCGGCAGATTTTTCTTCGCGGAGGTCGTGTTCGACACGTACGTCGTCACCGTGAATGCGACCGGCTTCGAGCCGCAGCAAGCCGTCGTCACCGTTTCGTCGGGTAGCGTCTCGATCGTCAACATCCGGGTGTCGAAGAAAGTGCTCGGACGCGTCACCGCTCACGCCACCGCCGGCCATCCGGCGAGCGTCAACGTCATCGGCGCGCAGACGATCCTCACCTTGCCCGGCAACACTTCGCTTGCCAAAGTCACCGAGACCACGCCCGGCATCGTGCCGTTTTCATTCGGCGAGCCGGTTTCGCGCGGGTATCACGGTGTGATGTATGAAGTGGACGGCGTGCCGCTTCCGCAATCCGCATCGTCGCAGTTCGCGGAGATCATCGATCCGCGAAACATCGAGCGCATGCAGGTCTTCACGGGAGCCATTCCCGCGGAGTTCGGGGGTGAGAGAACCGGAGCCGTGGTCAATATCATCACCAAACGCCTTGGAAGCGGCAGCCAGGGCGGCTACCTCTCGCTCAGCAGCGGATCGTACGGTTCGAGCGGCGTCTCGTTCGGCGACTCCGTGGGTTCGGGTCCGCTTCACGTTTCGTTGTCGCTCAACGAAGAGCGCAGCGACCGCGGCCTCGATTCGCCGACCGTGAATCCGGAGCACGACGACACGAGCCAAGGCGACGAGTTCCTGCGCGCCGTCTATACGGCAGACCCGCGTGACACGTTTTCGTTCGATTACTCCGATCAGTACACGGCATTTCAAATACCGATCGATACGAACGCGCATGATGCGAACGACCCGTTCTTCAACGTGCCCGGCACCGACGACAATCAACACGAATACGATCGCTTCGCGAACATCGTCTTCAACCGCTTGAGCGCGGACAGCAACGGCTATTTCGAATTCGCGCCATGGTATCGCTCGAGCCGGGTCACTTATCTCCCGGATCCGGCGAACGACCTCGCCGGTGGAGCACAGGCTTCCACATTTCAGGACCGGACGGGAAAATATTACGGCATCACCACGTCGCTCTTCCGTGGCGGGCCGAAGTCGTCGATCAAGTACGGTGTCACCGCGATCTCTCAGGACTTCGACGGCCAGTTCCGGCTTCAATTCGTCAATGACTCAAACCAGGTTCAGACGTTCAACGACAATGTCGCCAAGCACGGCTCGAATCTCGGCGCCTACGTCCAAGAGCAGTTCCAAGCGTCGCCGGTGATCGATCTCAACGCGGGCATCCGTTACGACCGCTCGACCGGCTTCGTCGACGGCAATCAAGTCAGTCCTCGAGTTGAATTCAATTACCACCCGGATTCGACCGACACCATCCATCTGTATTACGGCCGACTCTACGCTGCGCCGGCGCTCGAAGACGTCCGCAGGGACGCGAGCATCATCAATGGGTCCAATGCATTGCCCGTTTACGATCTGAAACCAGAAACGGATTCGATCTACGAAGGTGGGATCGCGCACGATTTCACGCCGTCGGTCCGCGGCTACGCCACGTTGTGGTTCCGCGATGTCGCCAACGTGTTGGACACGACCCAACTCGGGTCCACGCCGCTGTTCACGCTGTTCAACTCGACGACCGGAAAGGCGGAGGGTCTAGAATTCAACGTGGCCGGCAACACGCCGCGCGGCAACTCGTTCTTCTTCTCGTACGGCCTTAGTTTGAGCCTGGCATCGGGCATATCGGGTGGGACGTTCTTGTTCTCGCCCGGCGATCTCCAAGGCGCGCTTGGGTTCGCCCCCGAGGATCACGACCAGACGAACACCATCGATTCGGCATACACGTGGAGACTAGCGGGCGATCCCGATCGCTATCTCACGCTCGGCACGACGTACGGCAGTGGTTTTCCGGCAGAATTCGAAAATGGTCCCGGCCGGCTGCCCGTGCATTGGGAAGCGAACGCATCGTATGGACGCAAGTCTGCGCTCGGGCACCTCGGGTATGAGATCCAGGGGACGAATCTGCTCAATCACCAGTACTTGTTGAAGATCAACAATGGCTTCAACACAACGCAGTGGGCGGCCGGCCGGCAGTTGACCGTGAAGATCACGGCTCCTCTGTAAGACGCGCTGCGGCCCGCGACCACCAGGCGAGATACGCGGCGGGCGCGACGAAGATGACGTCGCGCGCCACGGTTGCCCAGGTCGCGGGCGCGGAGTCGGCCGGGCCAAAGCAGCCGCACGGCGCGGTGATCCCTCGCGCGACGACCGACGCAAGGGCGCCGATGAACGCAAGTATGAGCACGGTGGCCATTGCAGACGTCAGCGGGAGGAACCAGCCGCCGCCTAGGTATATGCCCAGCAGTACTTCAAACGGCGGCAGCGCGACTGCGATGAACGCGACGAGCGGGCCCGGAAGTCCGAGCGAGAAGTTCGAGACGACCGATGCGAGATCATCGGCGTGGCCGATCTTCAAAACGCCGGCGATGATGAAGAGCGCAGCCAACGCGAGGCGGGCGACGAGAGGGATGATATGAGCACGAGGGCCGAACGCCGCAGACAAACTCGGCAAGGTCAGGATCCCTCCGGGCCATCGACTGGCCAAGTCACAGGTATCGTGATCGCGATTGTGGCGGTCATCGCCATCGCGATCTACGGGTTCTGGCAGTACCAACATGTATCGAGTTCGGCGGTGCAATCGCCAAACGCGCTGCCATCGATACCGCCTCCCTCCCTCGTCGGATCGAAGGCGATCCCGTTCGAGATCGATTCGCCGATCGGGCCCTTCACTTCCGCCTCGCTTGCCGGAAAGCCCTACCTGCTGGAAATATTCGCGAGCTGGTGTCCGCATTGCCAGCGCGAAACGAAAATATTGCGAGCCGTACGCGCCAAGGTGCCGGTCTCGAAGCTCTCGATGATCTCGGTCACGGGCTCACTTTTCGGTCAGGGTTCGACGGTAGGCAATAACGTCGCCGAATCACAGGCAGGCGTCGACGCGTTCGACAAGCAGTACGGCGTGACGTGGCCGTCTTTTTACGACGGCAATCTCACCGTCGCGCGGCTTTGGGGGATGATAGGATTTCCGGCGATCTATATGGTCGACAAGAACGGCGTCATCCGCTATTACGGCGCCGGTGATATCGACGAAGCGACGTTGATGAAGGGGCTCAAAAAAGCGGGGGTGTGATCATGTAGGAGGGCAAGCATCGCTTGCCCCGTTTTTTTGAGGGCGAGCGATCGTCCATCATTGACTAGTATTCGTTGAGTTGTGCAAGAACCAGCCGATGAATGAGTTGACCTTGGCTTGATCGGGCGTGTTCAAAGTGGCGAGACGGGTCCATGCGGTCAGCGCGATTCGCGACTTCATCTGCGGATACGGGGCCACGATCACAGCCATACCCTGTTCTTCCGCATTCTGCACGTCTTCCGCGGTGGGCTGCAGGTGATCGGCGGGAATCTGCTTGTTGTCATAGGTCATCGCGATCGCGCTTAGCGCGGTGGCAATGTCCGAACACTTGCAACTATATTGAAGCAGCACGTTGCCGTGCTCGAGCAAATGGACTTGGACGTACGCGGGCAGGGGCGTCGGGCTTAAGAATGCGTCGGTGAAGACTTCACGGTGCGGACCCGACGTGGGCGGATTTGAATTATAGACGAAGTCATCCGGCGTTCCGGGATCCAAGTGCGTGTGGCCTTGCATGGGATAGGACTTGCCGTAAAAAGGCAGTAGCGGGGCCCCCGTCGAGACCGCAGCCGGGGTGGGCGATGCCGCGGTCGCCGCGGTGGTCGAGGCGCCGCCGGATCTCCCGAAAATCATGAATGCTAGGCCGGCGGCGACGAACACCACGACGGCGATCATTGGATAAAGCGAAGTCGGTTTGCCGGAAGCCGGCTTGTTCTTTGCCATGACCGTGCGCTTCGCGCTGAAGCGCATTCCGGCCTGGCACAAGAGTTCACGCGCAGCCCACAGAAGGTCGCGCCCATGCCGGGCGGATTCGTGGTGGTGGCAAATCCTTATGCGGGCGTCGGCCGCGCGGCGGCGGCATTGCGTACGGCTTGCGCCCGCCTCGGCGTGGACCCGGCTGACGCGATTGAAACGTCGCACGACGGCGCGTTCGCGGATCGCTTGCAGCGCGCGGTCGCCGCGGCCGAAAAGCCGGTGACGGTTCTTTGTGTCGGCGGTGACGGAACACTCTCCATGGTGGTCAATGCCCTTGCGTCGCCGCAAGACGTGACCCTTGCGATCGTGCCGGCCGGTTCGGGCAACGATTTCGGGTTGGCTCTCGGCATTCGAACGCTCCCACAAGCACTCGACGCCGTAGCCGGACCTTACACGCAATCCGTCGACCTCGGTGCGATCAATGGTCGGCGCTTCATCAACTGTGTCGGCATGGGACTCGACGGCGAGATCGCTCGCACCGCCGCGCTCATCCGCGCGCGCGGTCTGGCTCGCGGCCTCTCGTACTACGTCGCGGCGCTGCTCGGGCTCTGGCGCGTGCGCCCGGTCGGCGCCCACATCGAATCTGCCGCATTCACCGGGCGGATGGAAGACCTCCTCATGCTCACTGTGGGCAATGGACCCTGGTACGGCGGCGGCTATCGCGGCGCACCAAAGGCTCAGCTCAACGACGGTCTTTTGGACTGCTACGCATTTGCGGACCTACCCGGCGGCATGCGGCGGCTCGAACTGATGCAGCTCATCCGCAGGGGCAAGCATTTGGCGCATCCGGTCGTCACGTCGCTGCTGACGCAAACGCTTGACGTCAATTTCGATCGCGAGATCGCGATGCACGTCGACGGCGAATTGACCGCCGCATCCTCGGCACACATCTCGCTTCTTCCGCGCGGGCTCGTATTCGCGGTGCCAGCACCGACGTTGTAAGAACGCGCGACCTTCGATCGACGCATGGGCAAGCGATGCTTGCCCTAGTACGAGCGTATAATAAACGGGGCAAGCGATGCTTGCCCTGGTACAAGCGACGAATATATCGCCCAGGAGAGCCCCGGCGCCCATCCGAAACGTGTGTTCGATTACCGAACGCGCCCTGGCGGCTAGAGTTGCCAGCTCGCGCTCTCGTCCGTTTGCATTTGAGAAATGGAGATGACACGGTGATTATGAGACGCGTATGGTCCTCCCTCGGCACGGCGCTTGTCGTACTGTTGTCCGTATCGACATCGCATGCAGGTACCACCGGCGCGCTTTCGGGCCGCATTTTCGACAACGCATCGCAAGCGCCGTTGTCCGGCGTGTCGATCACGGTCGTTTCGCCGTCGCAAAACGAGAACGCGGTCACCGATGCGACGGGCAGATTCTCGTTCGTATCGCTGGCACCCGATACGTATGCCGTCACCGCCAAAAAAGACGGCTACGATACGACAACGCTGCCCGGCGTCACTATACTCTCCGACCAAACGCAGAGAATATCGATCAATCTCGTCAAGACGGTGGCCGTGCTCGCCAAAATCAATGTGACGGCAACGGCTGGGTTGGTCAGGCCCGGCACCACGAGCGACGTTTATTCCGTCAGCGGAGCGGCCGCCGGCGCCGCCGGAGCGGTTGCCGGAACCGGCAACCTCAACCAGGCGTATTCGGCCATGGCCTCGGTGCCCGGCGTCACCGCAGTGCAAGGGCAACAAGGCTGGTATCAGCCGGTGTACATCCGTGGTGGCGATCTCGACCAAGTCGGCTGGGAATTCGACGGCATTCCCGTCAACCGCACGTACGACAACGCGCCCCAAACATTTTTGTCTAACCTGGGCCAGCAAGAGCTTCAGGTTTATACGGGCGGCACATCTGCGACGGCCGACGCATCGGGCATTTCCGGGTATGTCAATCAGGTGATCAAGCGCGGGTCTTACCCGGGCTTCGAGATCCTGAATCTCGGCGTCGGCGGTCAAGCTCTATACAACAAGGCGAGCTTCGAATTCGGTTCCGCCACCCCCGACAACCGGTTCTCCTATTATTTCGGTTCGGCGCTCGTGAACCAATCGTTCCGTTACATCGATAACGGCAACGGCGGCGATCGCGTCAACAGCGGGTTCTTCTATCCGCTCAACGGCTCGACGACTTTCGGCCCAGGTTATCTCTACGGCATCGCCGACACGAGCGATCATGAATCCGTGGCGAACTTCCACTATAAGGTCGGCAAGTCCGATGACGTCCAGCTGCTTTACCTCACAAGCTATCTCTACAACGACTACTACGGTTCGCTCAACGACCTGTACGGCAATCAACCGGAATCGTTCATCGACAACGACCAGGGATTCCCGGTCACGTTCGCCGATGGCGCCGTCTACGCCGGCCGGCTGATGCAGGCGCCGGTTGCGCCTGCCCATCCGTGCATCGATCCGAGCGGGAACATCGGCAACTCGCCGTACGGCATCTGTTACTTCTATCCGTCCACGCCGCACGCATACGGGTCGAATTTCCCGCGCGGTATGCGCGAGAGCAACTCCAACGGCGTCACCATCGAGAAGCTGCAATATCAAAAGAATTTCTCAAGCACGTCGTATCTGCGCGTCTTCGGCTACGGTCTTTACTCGAACTGGTTCATCCACGGACCGCTCTCGGCCACGCTGGACTTCGGCGGCGAGATCGGCGACTACGAACTTCCGTCGCACACCTATGGCGTCGTGGCCGACTACACGACGCAACTCAACGATCAAAACCAGCTCACGCTGTCGGGCTACTATTCGACGACCCGCATTCAACGCTATACGACGACCGGCGGTTTCCCCGGCAATTCGGCGTTTGTCTCCGTGACGAGCGACGTTTCAAACGGCGACTGTTTCGACGCCGTCACCGGTGATCAGGTGTTCTGCAACTCGTCCAATGCCCCGAAATATAATTCGCCTGTGCCCGACGAGCACGGCACGCTCCAAGACCCCTTCGCGGGCGGACCAAGCACGCCGCTCGTGGGATCGTGGCTCGTCACCGAATCTGGTTACCGGGCGAACTTCAACAAACTCAATCCGGTCTTCAGCGCGGTATCCATCAACGATAACTGGAAGCCGACCGATAGGCTGTCCGTCAACGCTGGTTTCCGAATCGAGAACTACCGCAACAACCTCAATGACAGCACCGTCAACGGTTTTCCGGCCCGTGCGTTCTGGTATCAGGCATACAACAACGAATTCTGCTTCGCTCCTGGATATTTCCAGCCACTGCGCAAGACGACGTCGCCCACCGATAGCTGTGCTTCCGACTGGCCGCTGACCACCTCCATGCACGAGGTGAACGTCAATCCGGGTTCGTTCTCGCACGTCGAGGCACAGCCGCGGTTGGGCGTCTCGTACGAAGGTGGGCCGA from Candidatus Eremiobacteraceae bacterium includes these protein-coding regions:
- a CDS encoding TonB-dependent receptor; amino-acid sequence: MKFCFLAAFAALLVCFGIQSAALADVYGGVRGTITDDSGNPVASAHVALKPAEGATLSAVSDAAGRFFFAEVVFDTYVVTVNATGFEPQQAVVTVSSGSVSIVNIRVSKKVLGRVTAHATAGHPASVNVIGAQTILTLPGNTSLAKVTETTPGIVPFSFGEPVSRGYHGVMYEVDGVPLPQSASSQFAEIIDPRNIERMQVFTGAIPAEFGGERTGAVVNIITKRLGSGSQGGYLSLSSGSYGSSGVSFGDSVGSGPLHVSLSLNEERSDRGLDSPTVNPEHDDTSQGDEFLRAVYTADPRDTFSFDYSDQYTAFQIPIDTNAHDANDPFFNVPGTDDNQHEYDRFANIVFNRLSADSNGYFEFAPWYRSSRVTYLPDPANDLAGGAQASTFQDRTGKYYGITTSLFRGGPKSSIKYGVTAISQDFDGQFRLQFVNDSNQVQTFNDNVAKHGSNLGAYVQEQFQASPVIDLNAGIRYDRSTGFVDGNQVSPRVEFNYHPDSTDTIHLYYGRLYAAPALEDVRRDASIINGSNALPVYDLKPETDSIYEGGIAHDFTPSVRGYATLWFRDVANVLDTTQLGSTPLFTLFNSTTGKAEGLEFNVAGNTPRGNSFFFSYGLSLSLASGISGGTFLFSPGDLQGALGFAPEDHDQTNTIDSAYTWRLAGDPDRYLTLGTTYGSGFPAEFENGPGRLPVHWEANASYGRKSALGHLGYEIQGTNLLNHQYLLKINNGFNTTQWAAGRQLTVKITAPL
- a CDS encoding MauE/DoxX family redox-associated membrane protein, translated to MPSLSAAFGPRAHIIPLVARLALAALFIIAGVLKIGHADDLASVVSNFSLGLPGPLVAFIAVALPPFEVLLGIYLGGGWFLPLTSAMATVLILAFIGALASVVARGITAPCGCFGPADSAPATWATVARDVIFVAPAAYLAWWSRAAARLTEEP
- a CDS encoding TlpA disulfide reductase family protein, encoding MIAIVAVIAIAIYGFWQYQHVSSSAVQSPNALPSIPPPSLVGSKAIPFEIDSPIGPFTSASLAGKPYLLEIFASWCPHCQRETKILRAVRAKVPVSKLSMISVTGSLFGQGSTVGNNVAESQAGVDAFDKQYGVTWPSFYDGNLTVARLWGMIGFPAIYMVDKNGVIRYYGAGDIDEATLMKGLKKAGV
- a CDS encoding DUF3105 domain-containing protein, with the protein product MAKNKPASGKPTSLYPMIAVVVFVAAGLAFMIFGRSGGASTTAATAASPTPAAVSTGAPLLPFYGKSYPMQGHTHLDPGTPDDFVYNSNPPTSGPHREVFTDAFLSPTPLPAYVQVHLLEHGNVLLQYSCKCSDIATALSAIAMTYDNKQIPADHLQPTAEDVQNAEEQGMAVIVAPYPQMKSRIALTAWTRLATLNTPDQAKVNSFIGWFLHNSTNTSQ
- a CDS encoding diacylglycerol kinase family protein — translated: MPGGFVVVANPYAGVGRAAAALRTACARLGVDPADAIETSHDGAFADRLQRAVAAAEKPVTVLCVGGDGTLSMVVNALASPQDVTLAIVPAGSGNDFGLALGIRTLPQALDAVAGPYTQSVDLGAINGRRFINCVGMGLDGEIARTAALIRARGLARGLSYYVAALLGLWRVRPVGAHIESAAFTGRMEDLLMLTVGNGPWYGGGYRGAPKAQLNDGLLDCYAFADLPGGMRRLELMQLIRRGKHLAHPVVTSLLTQTLDVNFDREIAMHVDGELTAASSAHISLLPRGLVFAVPAPTL
- a CDS encoding TonB-dependent receptor; this encodes MRRVWSSLGTALVVLLSVSTSHAGTTGALSGRIFDNASQAPLSGVSITVVSPSQNENAVTDATGRFSFVSLAPDTYAVTAKKDGYDTTTLPGVTILSDQTQRISINLVKTVAVLAKINVTATAGLVRPGTTSDVYSVSGAAAGAAGAVAGTGNLNQAYSAMASVPGVTAVQGQQGWYQPVYIRGGDLDQVGWEFDGIPVNRTYDNAPQTFLSNLGQQELQVYTGGTSATADASGISGYVNQVIKRGSYPGFEILNLGVGGQALYNKASFEFGSATPDNRFSYYFGSALVNQSFRYIDNGNGGDRVNSGFFYPLNGSTTFGPGYLYGIADTSDHESVANFHYKVGKSDDVQLLYLTSYLYNDYYGSLNDLYGNQPESFIDNDQGFPVTFADGAVYAGRLMQAPVAPAHPCIDPSGNIGNSPYGICYFYPSTPHAYGSNFPRGMRESNSNGVTIEKLQYQKNFSSTSYLRVFGYGLYSNWFIHGPLSATLDFGGEIGDYELPSHTYGVVADYTTQLNDQNQLTLSGYYSTTRIQRYTTTGGFPGNSAFVSVTSDVSNGDCFDAVTGDQVFCNSSNAPKYNSPVPDEHGTLQDPFAGGPSTPLVGSWLVTESGYRANFNKLNPVFSAVSINDNWKPTDRLSVNAGFRIENYRNNLNDSTVNGFPARAFWYQAYNNEFCFAPGYFQPLRKTTSPTDSCASDWPLTTSMHEVNVNPGSFSHVEAQPRLGVSYEGGPNDVFRASAGIYSRPASTREASWNVTEQNLAAFLGVNFAAYGAFTPNHDVRPDRSTNLDLSWEHRFAGSDVSFKISPFYRSTQDQVQQTIVNALTGLFASFNTGRQVSSGVELALNKGDFAKDGWALQLAYTHTHSSIKFNDFANGRNVIDNMNSYVQLYNSYTSVCAGVAPSTSPTARCGVFGGANAFATEPGGSDNPYFALKAQPLFDRTASYAPYDLVPVPFAGGNGYEVPDAATIIVGYKRGAWNYTPSLTYSAGSVYGSPLSWPGPDPIANPGQYGVPLMIPDPYTGKFDNFGDFKQPSRYTLNMQIGYQMSSQVRTVLTLSNIVDSCNQRGYAWDYKDICMYSNLPSSFLSPTGGTLANAAAGAVQLKFPYAMWLNNNNTGFVGTKIPFQASLSVNFKM